The genome window AAGCGCTCTCGCCAACGCACCTCCTTGGCCATTCCGGCCGTGAAGTAAAGGGCTTGCGAGCGTCCGGAGCGGTTGACGCGCTGCTTTTCGCTCATGAAGCGCAAGCTGGCCTTGGAGTAGCCCTCGCGCCGGAGGAAGCGGCGCAATTCCATGTTGAGGCGCTCGGTGCGCAAGAAGGCGATGCGCGGGAAATGCTGCCGCCATTGCAGCCGCAGGTCCATGCCGTCGTGGAGAGCCAGGGCGGTGGTCAACGGGTCGCGTGCGTACATGCGGATGAATTGCAAGGTGAGCGGCCCGACCCGCGTGCGCATGCCCGGCGGCGCGGAAGCCTCATATGCCCAGCCCATGTGCAAGTCGAAGTATTCGGCGAAGCTGATCTCCGGGAAATGAGGGAGGGAGGTTCGCACTGCATCGGTGTCGAGCCTCGGGTCCTTGGCCCAGGCCCTGAACTCGTAGAGCGAAATGATCCGGGCCATGGGTTCGCGAACCACGGTGACGATCGCTTTGTTGCGATGCTCCTCCGGGACCTGGCAATAGGCGCCGTGGGCCACCTCCTTCGCCTTGGCGGCGTGCTCGGCGTTGAAGAGGTTGGGCTTCATCAGCACATCCTTCAGCATGCGTTGCGGCGCGCCCATGCGCCACGCCATGCGCTGGCGTAGCGTCGGCGGATGATGGAAATGCGCCTGCTTCACCGCTTCACGCGCAAAGCTGCTCCCGGTCTTGGGGAAATTCAGCATTACGAAGCGCTCCGTGATGATCATCTCCAGCTGCTCGCGCCATGGACCGCCAACCCCTTCAGCCGGTTCAATGCTGCACCACGAAACCCAAGGCCCTGCGAACGCTTCCGGTCGTTAGCACGAGTTGATAGGCACCCGCTGGCAAGTCGTGGGTGGGCAGAACCCAAGCGCCGCCATGGGCAGCATGAAACTCGCTCACGGTTCGGCCTGCGGCATCTGTGATCACGATGCCGTACATCCCAGCGGGGAGCCCCAGCAGCCTCAGTTCCTGATCGGCCGGCACAGGTCCGATAACGACCGCGTTGAGCGCATTCTCGTTGATGCCGACGTAGGTGTTCACAAGGACGCACGACGTGTCGTTCGCGGTCACCGCGTCGTTCGGCAGTGTGGTCCATGCACAGAGACTGCCGGTCTCATCGCCCGTTGGGGCGTAAGAGGTGCTGAAGGTGAAGAGCTGCTGCGCCCCGGGGTTGATGGCCGGTCCGGAGTAGGCCTGCGTGACCACGTTGCCATTGCCGAATCGGTAATGCACATCGATGGAGGTCAGCACCTGATTGCCATAGTTGCGGATCCAAGGTCGGATGGCAGTAGGCGACCCGATGGCCTGCCCATCAAGGAGATTGAAGAAGCCATTGCAGCCAGCATCGAAGACGGGCACTTGCCCCAAGCGCAGGCCGATGAAGAAATCCTGGATGGTACGGTCGCGGTATTCGGCCCAAACGCCATCGATCACTTCGTAGCTGTTGAGGGAGAAGGGCGGGGTGATGTCAACGGCGATGTTGATGTCGGCGCCGAGCATGTACCACTGGACATAAACACCGCCGCTGGTGATGGTGATAGGAGCGGAGAGCGGGATCACTTGATCGCCAGCGATGGCTTGCGCCGCAGGGATGTTCACAGAGTCGAGAAGGGTGCCGGGCAGGCCGCCGGGCGCGTCATCATCGTACACCTTCATGGTATATCCGGCCAGCCCGATGTTGCTCACGATGCGCACCGTGGTGTGCGTGGCGTAGGCGGGGTAGTAGGGCGGCTTGATGTACATGCCCACGCCGCCATTGCCCCCGTTCCAGCTCAGGCCCACGCCGTTGTCAGTCAGGCCGTGATATCGCAGGTCCTGGATGGCGGTGGTGGTGTCCACCACCACGATCTCCTGCGTTTGCGTGTTGTTCAGGGTCACCAATTCGCCGGTGAGGCCGCTCACGGTGGTATTGAAGCGGTAGGTGCCTGCCGGGTTCGGAACCCAGGTCGGAGCGAAGAGCACAGTTGTGTCGAGGCCGGGCACGATGTTGCCGATGGGCTGCGTCGCGGTGATCTGCGTGGCTCCGACGGAATTCACCAAAGCGCCCGCGAAGCCGAAGGGGCCCGTATCCGTATTGCCCACGTTGAGTGCGTTGGCCACCATGGAATAGCTCGATCCATTGCGCGAGCGGAAAATGCCGTTGGAGCCCGGCTGGCCGTTCCAGCCCACCGTGGCATCCAGGATCTGCAAGGTGCTCGATGGGGGCATGTAGTAACGGATGGCGATGCCCGTGACCGGGTACACGTTGCTGCTATGCTGCAGGCCGATGCTGCCGGCGACGCTCTCGATGCCGAGCTTCAGCTCGTTGTTCTGCGTGAGGCCCGTTTGCGTGAGGTACTGCACCGTGATGCTGCTATCCAGCTTATTCAGGATGATCTGGAAGGTGTTGCTGCCGGTGTACGTCGGCGCGGTGGGTGACCAGAAAGGCACATCGATCCATGAGATGATGGTGGTATCGCCGGTATCGAGCAGGTAGCAACGGCCTGGGTTGCCTGATCCGAGGAAGTTCAGGTCGCTGGCCATGCCTGCCACGTAGTCGTTCACTCCGCCGTTGGTGGGGATCATGGGGAAGGGCGATGCGAGGTTGCCGCCGTTGAAGGCGACATAGCCGTTGCTCCCTATCCACAGATTCTTCCGGGCATACCAGTAGAAGGGCATGTCGGTTTCCATCACGATCGGTCCGACCACGTTATCGTCGCCCAAGCCCATGATCATCTGTCCGGTAGTGGTGATGTCAATCCAGCTGAACACAGGGCCACCGGGCTCGTTGCTGTCCTTCCAGATGTAGCCGTAAGCGTCAGGACCGCCCTGTGCGGCGAACAGCGCGGGTGCAAGGAGCAGGGTGAGGAGGAGCGCGGAAAGATGCTTCATGTCGGATGGGGTTGGTGATGGCCCCGCCAAGGTAGTCGGACTAACCATACGCCCCACGGGTCAGTTCGCGAGCGAGCTTCCGTTCCAGAACCAGCAGCGTTCAGGATGGTCAAGCGGGGAGGGCATGCGCATCACCCAGCGCGCATCGAGACGGTCAGCCTCAATGGCCTCCACCTCGCGCATGGCTTCCAGGATGCCAAGCATCAGGCTGAGCAGCAATGAACGCAGGAATGGCTTCATGATTCAGAGGCCCTTCGCCCTTTCCCAGTACACATCCATCTCCGCCAGGCTCATCTCCCCCATGCGCTTGCCGTCCTTTCGGCTCTCGCGCTCGAGGAATTGGAAACGGCTGATGAATTTGCGGTTGGTGCGCTCGAGGGCCTCATCCGGATCCACGCCCAGGAAACGCGCGTAGTTCACCACGCTGAAGAGCACGTCACCGATCTCGTCCGCTTGTTTGGCGCTGCATGCATCCACTTCGGCCTTCAGTTCGCTGAGCTCTTCATGCACCTTGTCCCATACCTGCTCTTTGTGCTCCCAATCGAAGCCGACGCCGCGTGCTTTGTCCTGAATGCGGATGGCTTTCACCAGGCTCGGCAGGCCCTTGGGCACGCCTTCCAGGACGCTAGGCTCCGCCGACCGGTCACTGCGGGAGGATCGAAGCGTTCCTGAGTAGCCAGCGCCGGGATCCTCGGCTTTCTCCTGAAGCTTGATGCGCTCCCAATTCGCCTTCACCTCCTCCTCGTCCTTCACCTTCACATCACCGTAGATGTGCGGATGCCGGCGAATGAGTTTCTCGCAGATTCCGTTGAGCACATCGGTGATATCGAAGGCCTCCTTCTCCCTTCCGATGCGCGCATAGAAGGCGATGTGCAGGATCAGGTCGCCCAGTTCCTTCTTCACGCCGTCAAGGTCGCCTTCCAGGATGGCGTCGCCCAGCTCGTAGGTCTCCTCGATGGTGAGCGGGCGCAGGGTCTCTAGCGTCTGCTTCCTGTCCCATGGGCATTGCTCGCGCAATTCGTCCATGATCTTCAAGAGGCGGAGGAAGGCTTCGGCGCGTGGGTCCATGGGGCGAAGGTCGTTCGGCCGATGCTTCACATCCCTTTGTCCTTGTTGAAGGCCGCCGTGCCTCCGCGCGGAATGGAGAGGCTCTGAAAGCCTTCGCCCTTGAAGAGCTTGCCCAGCAGCACGATCTGTCCCACGTGATAGGGCACATGCGCCAGCTGGCGCGTGATGGCCTGCGCCACGGTGTGCGGTTCGGTACGGATGTGAACGATGCCATCGAGTTGTTCAGCTGTGAGCGGATCGATGGCGGTGAAGAGCCTATCCCAGCCCTCGTTCCATAGGCGCAGCACCTCCTCACGCGTGGTGACGCCGGGCTCGAATTCTCCCTCACGGTTGCGCCAGGGCTTCTCGCCGTCCGAGGTGAGGAAATCGGTCCATCGGCTCAGCATGTTGCCATGCAGGTGCTGAACGATCACCGCGATGGAATTGCTGCCGGGCGCCGGCTCACGGAAGAGGTCAGCGTCGGGCAGCTGGTTGAAGGTCTTCTCGCCCAGGGTGCGGTAGTAGGCGAACTCCTTGCGGGCGCTGTCGAGGAAGCGGAGGGCAGGCATGCCGCGAAGATCGGCACCCGCTACCTTGCCGCCATGCGCTTCCTATTGCTGTCCATTGCCGGGTTGATCTCGGCCTTCACGATCGCTCAACCCGATGTGGTGGTCTTTGGCGCGGTGAAGGACATCAGGACCGGTGAGCGGCTCACCGGCATCACCGTTGAGGCCATCGACCTCAAGTGGGGCCGTTGGGAGCTGGCGGCAACGAACGATAGTTCCAAGTATGAGTTGGACCTCGGCCGCAACGGAGAATGGCTCTTGACCTATTCCGCGTCCGGCTATGTGAGCAAACGGATCAAGCTCATCCTGTTCGGACCAACGCCCGAGGAATGGATCGGCGGCTTCGGGATGAATGTGGATATGATCATGATCCAGCCGCAGGAAGGTGTGGACTATTCCATTCTTGATGAGCCCTTCGGCATTTGCCGGTACAACCGCGAGACAGGCAATTTCGAGTGGGACTTGCCCTACACCGAGAAGATGCGCGAGCAACAGGCAGCCTTGCTGAAAGCGCAGTAGGGCCGCACGTCAGCCTAACGTTCGATCACGCGGAACTCCACCCGCCGATTGATGGCACGGTTGGCCTCGTTATCGTTCGGCTGCAATGGCTTGCCTTCTCCGTAGCCCATCCAGGATAATCGCTCCTGTTCCACTTTCTTCTTCAAGAGGTAATCCACCACGGCCTTGGCACGGGCATCGCTCAATTTGAGGTTGTACTCGTCACTGCCCTGATCATCGGTGTGGCCCTCGATCTCCACGCGCAGGTACGGGAAGTCGGTCATCAGGTCCACGAGCTTCTCCAATTCCTTCTCGTAGCCGGGCAGCAGCTCGGCCTTGTCGAAATCGAATTGCACGTTGTCCAAGCGCACGCGTGTGCCCACGGCCGGTTCCACTTGGTGGATGTCGACCGTGGTGCTGCTCACGTGGTCGGGCACCACGGGGCGCGGCGGGGGAGGCAGGCTCTCTTTAGGCTTCGGGGTCAAGGCTGTTCCGGGCGGTGCTACGCGCACGCTCACATCGTCGATGAAATAGTAGGCGCCGCGCTCGCCTTGGGGCTGTCGCTCGTGCTGGGTGGCATCATCGCCATAGAAGTTCCCGATGACCACGAAGCGCTCACTGCCCGTGGCGTCGAACACGCCGCGCACCTTGTGCCAGCCGCTTTTGATGAGCCTCTCCTCATTCACCGTGGGGGTGATGTGCAGCGGCAGCCGGTCGCGCGTGCTGATGGGCGCATCGGTGAAGAGCAGGCCCACATTGTTGCTGGCGTCGTTGCTCTTCACGGCGCGCAAGGCCCAGACCTCGGCGATGTAGCGCACGCCGGCTTGCAGCGGTTCCTTCAGTTCGGCCTGGACGTACTCGTGCCAGAAGGTGGGCGTGTTGCCCTTGCCGTAGGTCTTGATGCCCACCATGCCCTGGCCGCTGTGCGTGCTCTGCTTGCCGCCGCTGTGCTGCTTCGGATGAGCCCAGCATTCGGGGTCGAGGGTGGTGCTGAAATGGTCGGGAGTGGTCTGCGTTGGCGAGCTCCACCCGGTGACGTTGGCGGCGAATTTCTCGGGGTCGGTGGTCCACACGCAGGAAGCCTTGGTGATCTCCTCGAAGCCCGGATTGGGCGCCAGGTTGGGCATGGTATCGTTGAGAACGGCACGCTGAAAGACGTTCTGCGCGGCCAGCAGGCCTGAAATGGCCAGCAATGCGATGGATAGGCTGATTCGAAGCATGCGGCGAAGCTACCCGGGTGCTTTGCGGATAAGCAGCGTTGAACCGCTTGGGAAATGAACCGGGCGTTGTGGGGATAGGGCCGCTATCAGGCATCCTGCATCCATGATGGCCCGTCTTTGATATGCACCCAGCCGCACCGTGGTTTCCATAACTTGCAGGGATCATTGTCTCCGATGCGCTCCATCCTGATCCTCCTACTGCCCATGGCGCTTGGCGCGAATGCGCAAGAAGGTGCTGCGCTGGACAAGTTGCAGGCGCGCTTCGCTCCGGAACACATCGAGGATATGCGGCAGCACAGCCACTATAAGTACGTTGGCCTGCTGCTCTACTATGGCCGTTCTTTCCAGGTGCAGGACGGGCCCTTGTTCCGCGACCCCACCGATGCGGAGATCCTCGGCTTGGATCTGCACGCTTACGATGCCCTCCGGACGCAATCTGCGGATGTCCTTGTCGAGGATCCGTACATCAACCGACGCATCCTGCTTTTCTCGCGCGATCGTTTCGAGGCGCTGGTCATAGAACATCTTAGCGAGAGCGACCGTCAGGCATACCTGGCATACCGCGCAGCTGCTCTCGCCGCTGGTTCCAAGACCCCAGTACCATGAGCTGGTCCATTAGAATCGCACTGCTGTTGGCGGCTGCTATCGCCGGTCCTGCACTTATTGCGCAGACATATTCGCATTCCACCGTGGGCCAGCAGGGAACCTACACGGGCAATTGCATGGTGACCACCTGCTCCGGCACCTACTACGACAACGGCGGTGCTGCAGGCAATTATGCGGCGAACGTGAATAACATCTTCAGGACATTCTGCCCGAACCAAGCGGGCATGTGCGTGCGCGCGACGTTCACGCAATTCTCGATGAACGACACGTACTTCCTGTGCTTTGGCCCGAACAGTTGTTGCGACTACCTCTCCATCCTCAATGGTCCGGTGCAGAACAGCCCAGCGCTATGGAGCAATTGCACCACCTCCCCGGGCGTCATCACCGCGAACAACCCCAGCGGCTGCCTCACTTTCCGCTTCGTCTCTGATGGCAGCGTGCAATTGGCCGGCTGGACCGCCACCATCAGCTGTGTGCCCTGCGCAGGCGGGCCCAGCGGCACCTCGAACAGTGATTGCGCCTTCGCCACGCCGGTATGCGTGGATACACCCTTCTCCGATGCCTCTCCGGGCCCGGGAATCACCGCCGAGGGCTGCACAGGGTGCGTGACCTCGGAGAACTACACCAATTGGTACCGAATCCAGATTCAGACCAGCGGAACACTCGCCTTCACGATCAACCCGAACAACAACGCTGAGGACTTCGATCCTGTCGTATTCGGCCCCAACGTGACCTGCGGCGCGCTCGGAACGCCCGTGCGCTGCTCATACGCGATCAACTCGGGTAATGGGAATACGGGGCTTGGCAATGGCGCAGCAGACGCATCAGAGACCGTGACAGGTGACCAATGGGTCTCACAGATGAACGTTACCGCCGGTCAGGTCTATTACATCATGATCAACGGCTGGTCAGCGAATTCCGGTGCGAGCGGCTTCCTGCTCGACTGGACCGGGACGGCCACGCTGAATTGCACGCTGCCGGTTGAATTGCTGAGCGTGGAGGCTGAATGCGCGGATGGACAGGCTTTGATCGAGTGGGCCACCGGGAGCGAATGGCACAACAGCCACTTTGCTGTTGAGCGCAGCATCGACGGTCTTTCCTGGAAAGAGGCAGGTCGTGTAAACGGGGTGGGCAACACCCAGGACTTGACGGAATACCTGTTCGTTGATCCAGAACTTCCGGCGAGCGAGGTGACCTATTACCGCATCCGCCAAACGGACATCACAGGCGAGGAGTCCGTGAGCCGTGTTGTGGAACTGTTGGGCTGCGGGATCAGGCCCGGAATGCGCGTTGCGCCGAATCCTACAGCCGATGGCATTCGTGTGGACCTGAGCAGCGCATGGGCGCCTGCTTCGGTGATCGAGCTGTTTGATGTCACCGGCCGCTTGGTTGCCGTGATCCCGCTCCAGGAATCCCGAGCCGTGGACATCCCCATGGCGAAGCTTGATGCAGGCACCTACTCCTTAGGGCTTCGCATGCCGGATGGCCGTTTGGTGGAACGCGTACAAGTGGTGAAGCAGTAGCATTGCTCCCGGTTCTTTAACGCTTGACCTTATGGGGCCGCTCTTCCGAGGGCTCCGCCGTTCGTGTAGGGAGAAGCAGGGCGCAAGTCACGGCCGGTACTTTCGGCCCGCTGCCGCATTCCAGCCGCGATGATCGATCTCAAAGGCATCCGCAAAGCCTACCGCATGGGGGCCAATATCCTGCCCGTGCTAAAGGGCATCGACCTGCACATCGGCAGCGGCGAACTGGTGAGCATCATGGGTGCCAGCGGCAGCGGCAAGAGCACCTTGCTCAACATCATCGGCATCCTTGATGGCTACGACCAGGGAGAGTACCTGCTCGATGGCATGCTCATCAAGGGCCAGAGCGAGACGGAGAATGCCCTGCTGCGGAGCAAGTACATCGGCTTCGTGTTCCAGAGCTTCAACTTGATCGGCTTCAAGAACGCCATGGAGAACGTGGCGCTGCCGCTCTATTACCAGGGCGTGGCGCGCCGCAAGCGCAATGACCTGGCGCTATCCATGCTCGAGAAGGTGGGGCTGAAGGACTGGGCCAGGCACATGCCCAATGAGATGAGCGGCGGGCAGAAGCAGCGCGTTGCCATCGCGCGCGCGCTCATCAGCAGCCCGAAGATCATCCTCGCTGATGAGCCCACCGGCGCCTTGGACAGCACCACCAGCCATGAAGTGATGGACCTGCTCACCAGCGTGAACAAGGACCTCGGCCTCACCGTGGTGATCGTGACGCACGAGCGCGAGGTGGCCGCTGCCACTCAACGCGTGATCTACTTGCGCGATGGACTGATCGAGAATGCGCACATGGACCCTGCAAGCCTGATGGCCGATGTTCGATAGGGAGAAATGGGGCGAGGTCTTCGAGAGCATCGGCAAGAACAAGCTGAGGGCGGCGCTCACGGGCATCAGCGTATTCACGGGCATCTTCATGCTCATCATCCTGCTGGGACTCGGCAAGGGGCTGCGCAATGGCTTCGAGTACGGCTTCCGGAACCAGAACGTGAATACCATCCATGTGCGCGGCGGAACGACCCTGAGGCCATGGAAGGGCCTGCCCCCGAACCGACGGGTGACCTTGGAGAATGCGGACATGGCCGCCCTGCGGCTGGGCGTCCGCGAGCTGGAGCATAGCAGCGGGGAGTACTGGCTTTGGCGCGGCGAGAGCGTGCTGAACAACGGTGAGCGCTATGGCAACTACACCATCCAAGGCATTGAGCCCGCGTACTTCCACGTGGAATCGCAGATCATTGAAGCCGGCCGCTACATCAACGAGCCGGACCAGATCGAAGGGCGCAAGGTGATCGTCATCGCCAACGATGCGCGCGAGAAGCTCTTCGGCGCTGAGGACCCGCTGCACCATTGGATCCAGGTGAACGGCATCCCGTTCGAGGTGGTGGGGGTCTACCGCTTCGAGCAGACGCAGGGACAGAACCAGCGAAGCAAGGTCTTCATCCCCTTGAGCACCGCGCAGCGCGTCTTCGGCGCCTACACCGCGATAGACGAGTTCCACTTCACGCTCGGCCATGCCACGCTCGATGAGAGCAAGCGCGCCGTTAGCCGTGTGAAGAGCATCCTAGCCGCGCGCCACAACTTCGACCCTTCTGATGAGCGCGCGATATGGGTGGAGAACTCGCTTGAGAATTACACTATGTTCAGCGGCGTCTTCATGGCCATCAGCACCTTCGTTTGGGTCATGGGCATCGGCACCATCATCGCGGGCATCATGGGCGTGAGCAACATCATGCTGATCGTGGTGCAGGAGCGCACCCGTGAGATCGGGGTGCGCAAGGCATTGGGCGCGACCCCGCGGTCCGTGATGGGCCAGGTGATGATGGAAGCGCTGATCGTGACCAGTGCCGCAGGCTACGGGGGGCTGCTGCTCGGGCTGGGTTCCTTGGAAGCCATCGCACGGCTGCTGCCCGGCGGCCCCATGTTCCGCCAGCCTGAAGTGGACATCAGCATCGCCATCCAAGCGCTCATCCTGCTCATCATCACCGGTACGCTCGCAGGCCTCATGCCCGCGCGCCGCGCCGCCCGCATCCGTCCCATCGAAGCCCTGCGCGATGAATGAGCAACCCGGGACCTCGGTGAACCTGCAACCTCCAACCCGAAGCTGAAGATGTTCGACCGCGAGCGATGGGGCGAGATCTGGCAGACGCTGAGCCGTAACAAGCTGCGCAGCTTCCTCACGGCATTCGGCGTGGGATGGGGCATCTTCATGCTCATCCTCATGCTGGGCGCGGGAAATGGCTTGAGCAACGGTGTGGCGGGCGCTTTCGAAGGCTGGGCCAGCAACGCTTGCTATGTGTGGGCCCAGACCACCTCCTTGCCCTACAAGGGCCTTCCGCGCGGACGCTATTTCGATTTCGACAACGACGACATCGCGCTGATCAGCCAGCGGGTGAAGGGCATCGAGGCATTGGCCCCCCGGCTGCAGCTGGGTGGCTGGCGCGGCGGCAACAATGTGGTGCGGGGCAACAAGACCGCAGCGCTGACGGTGAATGGAGATCTGCCTTCGATCATGCGGATACAGGGCACGTATGTGGAGGAAGGCCGCTTCCTGCACGAGCGCGATGTGCTCGAGAAGCGCAAAGTGTGCGTGGTCGGCAGGCGCGCCGTGCAATTGCTCTACGAGCCGGATGAGAAGGTGCTCGGCTCCTGGATCCGGATCAATGGCGTGTACTTCCAGGTCGTGGGAGTTCATATGCCCAAGGCCAGCGCGGAGATGGGGGACGATCAGACGGCCGTGATCTACGTGCCATTCTCCACATTCCAAACGGCGTTCAATGCGCTCAATCAAGTCCATTGGTTCGCGATCACCGCCCAGCCCGGCACCCCGGCCTCCCAGGTGCAGGCCGATGTGAAGAAGCTGCTGGCCGTGAAGCACCGCGTGCACCCGGATGATGACATGGCCTTCGGCAGCTTCAACGTGGAGGAGATGTTCGATATGACCAATGACCTGCTCACGGCGATCACGGCCCTGGCGTGGTTCGTGGGAATATGCACCCTCATCGCAGGGGTGGTGGGCGTGAGCAATATCATGCTGGTGGTGATCCGCGAACGCACCAACGAGATCGGAGTCCGCCGCAGCATCGGCGCCACCCCGGGGCGCATCACCGCACAGATCGTCCTCGAGGCCCTCACCCTCACCCTCATCGCCGGCTATAGCGGATTGCTCCTCGGCATGCTCCTGCTAGAGGCCGTGAGCAGCGCTGGCCTGGAAGGCGCCTTCTTCGCCAAGCCTGAGATCGACCTCGTCACTGCGCTGGTGGCCCTCGCGGTGCTCGTGGTCAGCGGCGTGCTCGCCGGCTTGTTCCCCGCGAGGCGCGCGCTCGCCATACGGGTGGTCGATGCGCTCAGGGCGGATAAATGATGAACGCGATCATGAGCACGAGCCAGTCCCGACCGCCACGTCCGACCCGGAAGATCGACTCAGCCGCAGGCCGGCGCATGACCATCAGCACCAAGCAACGAATCTCCAATCCTTGAACCGCGCATGAAACGCATCCTCCGCTACCTGCTCATCGCCGCCGTCGTCCTTGTCGTGCTCTGGTCCTTCGCCTTCTTGTACAGCAAAGGCGCCAAGAAGCCCGATGAGTTCGCCATCGAGAGGCCCAAGAAGGCCAATGTGATCAAGAAGACCGTGGCCAACGGCAAGATCGTGCCGCGCAAGGAGATCCTGATCAAGCCCGTGGTCAGCGGCATCATCCGCGAGCTTTACGTCGAAGCCGG of Flavobacteriales bacterium contains these proteins:
- the mazG gene encoding nucleoside triphosphate pyrophosphohydrolase — translated: MDPRAEAFLRLLKIMDELREQCPWDRKQTLETLRPLTIEETYELGDAILEGDLDGVKKELGDLILHIAFYARIGREKEAFDITDVLNGICEKLIRRHPHIYGDVKVKDEEEVKANWERIKLQEKAEDPGAGYSGTLRSSRSDRSAEPSVLEGVPKGLPSLVKAIRIQDKARGVGFDWEHKEQVWDKVHEELSELKAEVDACSAKQADEIGDVLFSVVNYARFLGVDPDEALERTNRKFISRFQFLERESRKDGKRMGEMSLAEMDVYWERAKGL
- a CDS encoding DUF1572 family protein produces the protein MPALRFLDSARKEFAYYRTLGEKTFNQLPDADLFREPAPGSNSIAVIVQHLHGNMLSRWTDFLTSDGEKPWRNREGEFEPGVTTREEVLRLWNEGWDRLFTAIDPLTAEQLDGIVHIRTEPHTVAQAITRQLAHVPYHVGQIVLLGKLFKGEGFQSLSIPRGGTAAFNKDKGM
- a CDS encoding OmpA family protein, producing the protein MLRISLSIALLAISGLLAAQNVFQRAVLNDTMPNLAPNPGFEEITKASCVWTTDPEKFAANVTGWSSPTQTTPDHFSTTLDPECWAHPKQHSGGKQSTHSGQGMVGIKTYGKGNTPTFWHEYVQAELKEPLQAGVRYIAEVWALRAVKSNDASNNVGLLFTDAPISTRDRLPLHITPTVNEERLIKSGWHKVRGVFDATGSERFVVIGNFYGDDATQHERQPQGERGAYYFIDDVSVRVAPPGTALTPKPKESLPPPPRPVVPDHVSSTTVDIHQVEPAVGTRVRLDNVQFDFDKAELLPGYEKELEKLVDLMTDFPYLRVEIEGHTDDQGSDEYNLKLSDARAKAVVDYLLKKKVEQERLSWMGYGEGKPLQPNDNEANRAINRRVEFRVIER
- a CDS encoding ABC transporter ATP-binding protein; the encoded protein is MIDLKGIRKAYRMGANILPVLKGIDLHIGSGELVSIMGASGSGKSTLLNIIGILDGYDQGEYLLDGMLIKGQSETENALLRSKYIGFVFQSFNLIGFKNAMENVALPLYYQGVARRKRNDLALSMLEKVGLKDWARHMPNEMSGGQKQRVAIARALISSPKIILADEPTGALDSTTSHEVMDLLTSVNKDLGLTVVIVTHEREVAAATQRVIYLRDGLIENAHMDPASLMADVR
- a CDS encoding ABC transporter permease, producing the protein MFDREKWGEVFESIGKNKLRAALTGISVFTGIFMLIILLGLGKGLRNGFEYGFRNQNVNTIHVRGGTTLRPWKGLPPNRRVTLENADMAALRLGVRELEHSSGEYWLWRGESVLNNGERYGNYTIQGIEPAYFHVESQIIEAGRYINEPDQIEGRKVIVIANDAREKLFGAEDPLHHWIQVNGIPFEVVGVYRFEQTQGQNQRSKVFIPLSTAQRVFGAYTAIDEFHFTLGHATLDESKRAVSRVKSILAARHNFDPSDERAIWVENSLENYTMFSGVFMAISTFVWVMGIGTIIAGIMGVSNIMLIVVQERTREIGVRKALGATPRSVMGQVMMEALIVTSAAGYGGLLLGLGSLEAIARLLPGGPMFRQPEVDISIAIQALILLIITGTLAGLMPARRAARIRPIEALRDE
- a CDS encoding ABC transporter permease encodes the protein MFDRERWGEIWQTLSRNKLRSFLTAFGVGWGIFMLILMLGAGNGLSNGVAGAFEGWASNACYVWAQTTSLPYKGLPRGRYFDFDNDDIALISQRVKGIEALAPRLQLGGWRGGNNVVRGNKTAALTVNGDLPSIMRIQGTYVEEGRFLHERDVLEKRKVCVVGRRAVQLLYEPDEKVLGSWIRINGVYFQVVGVHMPKASAEMGDDQTAVIYVPFSTFQTAFNALNQVHWFAITAQPGTPASQVQADVKKLLAVKHRVHPDDDMAFGSFNVEEMFDMTNDLLTAITALAWFVGICTLIAGVVGVSNIMLVVIRERTNEIGVRRSIGATPGRITAQIVLEALTLTLIAGYSGLLLGMLLLEAVSSAGLEGAFFAKPEIDLVTALVALAVLVVSGVLAGLFPARRALAIRVVDALRADK